A stretch of Arachis hypogaea cultivar Tifrunner chromosome 15, arahy.Tifrunner.gnm2.J5K5, whole genome shotgun sequence DNA encodes these proteins:
- the LOC112747487 gene encoding myb family transcription factor PHL11-like, producing MGSSYGGGIGGGEGGYGVVMSMTREPKPRLRWTTDLHDRFVDAVTKLGGPDKATPKSVLRIMGLKGLTLYHLKSHLQKYRLGQQAKKQNEEHHKENSRYSYVNFSNSSSEFSSSFRGDNERGEIPIAEALRHQIEVQKRLEEQLEVQKKLQMRIEAQGKYLQAVLEKAQRTLSMEGSGNNLEASRAQLTEFNSALSNFMENMNNKDSKQSILDMNDFYSKVHGSGFHNYHEVIRREKNIDQKPKIEEGSIQFDLNSKSSYDLVSASGDGSEIEAKILSYRL from the exons ATGGGAAGTAGTTATGGTGGCGGAATTGGAGGAGGGGAAGGTGGTTATGGGGTGGTGATGAGTATGACGAGAGAGCCCAAGCCTAGGTTGAGGTGGACAACCGATCTTCATGATCGCTTTGTGGATGCCGTCACCAAACTTGGTGGCCCGGACA AAGCAACTCCCAAATCTGTTCTGAGGATAATGGGTTTGAAAGGCTTGACATTGTATCATTTGAAGAGCCACTTACAG aaatATAGACTTGGACAACAAGctaaaaaacaaaatgaagaacatcACAAAGAGAACAGTA GATATTCATATGTGAATTTCAGCAATAGCTCTTCAGAATTTAGCAGTAGTTTCAGAGGTGATAATGAAAGGGG AGAAATCCCAATAGCAGAGGCATTGAGACATCAAATTGAAGTCCAAAAGAGGTTGGAAGAACAGCTAGAg GTACAGAAGAAATTGCAGATGAGAATAGAGGCTCAAGGGAAGTATTTGCAAGCTGTGTTAGAGAAAGCTCAGAGGACACTTTCCATGGAAGGTTCAGGCAATAATCTAGAAGCATCAAGAGCTCAATTGACCGAATTCAACTCTGCCTTGTCCAATTTCATGGAAAACATGAACAACAAAGATAGCAAACAAAGCATATTAGACATGAATGATTTTTATAGTAAAGTCCATGGTTCAGGTTTCCATAATTACCATGAAGTAATaaggagagaaaaaaatattgatcAAAAGCCTAAAATTGAAGAGGGTTCAATTCAGTTTGACTTAAACAGCAAAAGTAGTTATGATCTTGTATCTGCAAGTGGTGATGGATCTGAAATTGAAGCCAAAATACTTTCATATAGGCTATGA
- the LOC112747485 gene encoding isoflavone reductase homolog: MKSKVLVVGGTGYLGKRMVKACLEEGHETYVIQRPEIGLDVEKLQILQSFKRQGARLVPASFSDHRSLVDAVKMVDVVICTMSGVHFRSHNLLVQLKLVEAIKEAGNVKRFLPSEFGMDPALMGHAMEPGRVTFDEKMKVRKAIEDANIPYTYVSANCFAAYFAGNLSQMGTLLPPTDKVLIYGNGNVKAVYVDEDDVARYTIKTIDDPRTLNKTLYLRPPENILTQRELIHKWETLSGKQLKKSTISEQHFLSPIRDLDYAQQVGIGHFYHIFYEGCLTNFEIGDKGEEASELYPEVNYTRMDEYLKIYL; encoded by the exons ATGAAGAGCAAGGTTCTAGTGGTTGGGGGAACAGGGTATCTTGGGAAGAGGATGGTTAAGGCATGCTTAGAAGAAGGGCATGAAACATATGTTATTCAAAGGCCAGAGATAGGTCTTGATGTTGAGAAGCTACAGATTCTTCAGTCCTTCAAGCGGCAAGGCGCTCGCCTCGTTCCGGCTTCCTTCTCCGACCACCGGAGCCTCGTCGACGCCGTCAAGATGGTGGATGTTGTCATTTGTACCATGTCCGGGGTTCATTTTAGGTCTCATAACTTGTTGGTCCAACTCAAACTTGTTGAGGCCATCAAAGAAGCTGGAAATGTTAAG CGTTTCTTGCCTTCAGAATTTGGGATGGACCCAGCACTAATGGGGCATGCAATGGAGCCAGGAAGAGTGACATTTGATGAGAAAATGAAAGTAAGAAAAGCAATTGAAGATGCCAACATTCCTTACACTTACGTCTCTGCTAATTGTTTTGCTGCTTATTTTGCTGGCAACCTCTCTCAAATGGGTACCCTTCTTCCTCCTACAGACAAGGTCCTTATCTATGGCAATGGCAATGTCAAag CTGTATATGTGGATGAAGATGATGTTGCTAGGTACACAATCAAGACAATTGATGATCCTAGAACCTTGAACAAGACACTGTACCTAAGGCCACCTGAAAACATTCTCACACAGAGAGAACTCATACACAAATGGGAAACACTTTCAGGGAAGCAGCTAAAAAAATCCACCATTTCTGAACAACACTTTCTTTCTCCCATCAGag ATTTGGACTATGCACAACAAGTGGGAATTGGGCATTTCTAtcatattttctatgaagggtGTTTGACAAACTTTGAAATAGGAGATAAAGGAGAAGAAGCTTCAGAGCTTTATCCAGAGGTGAATTACACACGCATGGATGAATACCTAAAAATCTATCTCTGA
- the LOC112747484 gene encoding bifunctional pinoresinol-lariciresinol reductase 2-like isoform X2 encodes MEKSKVLIIGGTGYIGKKLVKASLGLGHETYVLQRPDIGLDIDKLQLLFSFKEQGAKLLRASLDDHQSLVNAVKQVDVVISAVAGVPFRGHHILQQLKLVDAIKEAGNIKRFLPSEFGTDPARMKHALEPGRATYDDKMVVRKAIEEANIPYTYISANGFAGYFLGGLCQFAQITPYVESVVLYGDGNVKDEDDIAMYTIKTIDDSRTLNKTVYIRPPKNILSQREVVQIWEKLIGKELQKSSISVQEFLSSMKGKPYEMQSGMVHYYHVCFEGCLTNFEIGEDGVEASQLYPEINYTTAHEYLKRFL; translated from the exons atggAGAAGAGCAAGGTGCTTATTATTGGAGGAACAGGGTACATAGGAAAGAAATTGGTGAAGGCAAGTTTAGGTTTGGGACATGAAACTTATGTTCTTCAAAGGCCAGACATTGGTCTTGACATTGATAAGCTTCAGCTTCTATTTTCATTTAAGGAGCAAGGTGCTAAGCTTCTCAGAGCTTCCCTTGATGATCATCAAAGCCTTGTCAACGCCGTGAAGCAAGTTGATGTGGTGATTTCTGCCGTAGCCGGTGTTCCCTTCCGCGGCCACCATATACTCCAACAGCTCAAACTTGTTGATGCTATCAAAGAGGCCGGGAATATCAAG AGATTTTTGCCTTCTGAGTTTGGGACAGACCCAGCAAGAATGAAGCATGCGTTGGAGCCAGGAAGAGCAACATATGATGATAAAATGGTAGTGAGAAAAGCCATAGAAGAGGCCAACATACCATATACCTATATTTCTGCTAACGGTTTTGCTGGTTACTTTCTTGGTGGCCTATGTCAATTTGCCCAAATTACCCCTTATGTTGAGTCTGTAGTCTTGTACGGAGATGGTAATGTCAAGG ATGAAGATGATATAGCTATGTATACTATCAAAACAATAGATGATTCAAGAACACTTAACAAGACAGTATACATAAGACCACCGAAAAACATTTTATCCCAAAGAGAAGTTGTCCAAATTTGGGAGAAGCTAATTGGAAAAGAACTGCAGAAATCTTCAATTTCTGTACAAGAGTTTTTAAGTTCCATGAAAG GGAAACCATATGAAATGCAAAGTGGAATGGTGCATTATTATCATGTTTGCTTTGAAGGTTGTCTAACAAATTTTGAGATAGGAGAAGATGGGGTTGAAGCTTCTCAACTTTATCCTGAAATCAACTACACTACTGCACATGAATACTTGAAACGCTTTCTATAA
- the LOC112747484 gene encoding bifunctional pinoresinol-lariciresinol reductase-like isoform X1, which yields MEKSKVLIIGGTGYIGKKLVKASLGLGHETYVLQRPDIGLDIDKLQLLFSFKEQGAKLLRASLDDHQSLVNAVKQVDVVISAVAGVPFRGHHILQQLKLVDAIKEAGNIKRFLPSEFGTDPARMKHALEPGRATYDDKMVVRKAIEEANIPYTYISANGFAGYFLGGLCQFAQITPYVESVVLYGDGNVKGIYVDEDDIAMYTIKTIDDSRTLNKTVYIRPPKNILSQREVVQIWEKLIGKELQKSSISVQEFLSSMKGKPYEMQSGMVHYYHVCFEGCLTNFEIGEDGVEASQLYPEINYTTAHEYLKRFL from the exons atggAGAAGAGCAAGGTGCTTATTATTGGAGGAACAGGGTACATAGGAAAGAAATTGGTGAAGGCAAGTTTAGGTTTGGGACATGAAACTTATGTTCTTCAAAGGCCAGACATTGGTCTTGACATTGATAAGCTTCAGCTTCTATTTTCATTTAAGGAGCAAGGTGCTAAGCTTCTCAGAGCTTCCCTTGATGATCATCAAAGCCTTGTCAACGCCGTGAAGCAAGTTGATGTGGTGATTTCTGCCGTAGCCGGTGTTCCCTTCCGCGGCCACCATATACTCCAACAGCTCAAACTTGTTGATGCTATCAAAGAGGCCGGGAATATCAAG AGATTTTTGCCTTCTGAGTTTGGGACAGACCCAGCAAGAATGAAGCATGCGTTGGAGCCAGGAAGAGCAACATATGATGATAAAATGGTAGTGAGAAAAGCCATAGAAGAGGCCAACATACCATATACCTATATTTCTGCTAACGGTTTTGCTGGTTACTTTCTTGGTGGCCTATGTCAATTTGCCCAAATTACCCCTTATGTTGAGTCTGTAGTCTTGTACGGAGATGGTAATGTCAAGG GAATTTATGTAGATGAAGATGATATAGCTATGTATACTATCAAAACAATAGATGATTCAAGAACACTTAACAAGACAGTATACATAAGACCACCGAAAAACATTTTATCCCAAAGAGAAGTTGTCCAAATTTGGGAGAAGCTAATTGGAAAAGAACTGCAGAAATCTTCAATTTCTGTACAAGAGTTTTTAAGTTCCATGAAAG GGAAACCATATGAAATGCAAAGTGGAATGGTGCATTATTATCATGTTTGCTTTGAAGGTTGTCTAACAAATTTTGAGATAGGAGAAGATGGGGTTGAAGCTTCTCAACTTTATCCTGAAATCAACTACACTACTGCACATGAATACTTGAAACGCTTTCTATAA
- the LOC112747483 gene encoding bifunctional pinoresinol-lariciresinol reductase-like, which yields MNHIFIVYHKTKKVIKRERMLKSKVLIVGGTGYIGKRLVKASLDEGHETYVLYRPEIGVDIEKVQLLLSFKEQGANLVTGSFNDHQSLVNAVKLVDVVISAISGVHIRSHQILLQLKLVHAIKEAGNIKRFLPSEFGMDPERMEHALEPGRVTFDDKMVVRKAIEEAKIPHTYISANCFAGYFLGGLCQLGVIMPSRDSVVFYGDGNVKAITVDEDDIAKYTIKTIDDPRTLNKTVYIRPPKNILSPLEIVQTWEKLIGKELKKSSISAEQFLSSMKGKSYAEQVAMVHYYHVCIEGCLANFEIGDGGVEACELYPEVKYTTVDEYMKRYL from the exons ATGAACCACATATTCATTGTATACCATAAAACTAAAAAAGTAATTAAGAGAGAGAGGATGTTGAAGAGCAAGGTGCTTATTGTGGGGGGAACAGGGTACATAGGAAAAAGGTTGGTGAAGGCAAGTTTAGATGAAGGGCATGAAACATATGTTCTTTATAGACCAGAGATTGGTGTTGATATTGAGAAAGTTCAGCTTCTATTGTCATTCAAGGAACAAGGTGCTAACCTTGTAACAGGTTCCTTTAATGATCATCAATCCCTTGTCAATGCTGTCAAGCTTGTTGATGTTGTCATTTCCGCCATTTCTGGTGTTCATATCCGCAGCCATCAAATTCTCTTACAACTTAAGCTCGTTCATGCTATCAAGGAAGCCGGAAATATCAAG AGATTTTTGCCTTCTGAGTTTGGGATGGACCCAGAAAGAATGGAACATGCTTTGGAGCCAGGAAGAGTAACATTTGATGACAAAATGGTGGTGAGAAAAGCCATAGAAGAAGCAAAGATACCACATACCTATatttctgctaattgttttgctGGTTACTTTCTTGGTGGTCTTTGCCAACTTGGCGTTATCATGCCTTCAAGGGATTCTGTGGTCTTCTATGGAGACGGCAACGTCAAGG CTATTACTGTGGATGAAGATGACATAGCCAAGTATACTATTAAGACGATAGATGATCCTAGAACTTTGAACAAAACAGTTTATATAAGGCCACCCAAAAACATATTATCGCCGTTAGAAATTGTACAAACTTGGGAAAAGTTGATTGGGAAAGAGTTGAAGAAATCTTCAATTTCTGCTGAGCAATTTTTGAGTTCAATGAAAG GAAAATCATATGCAGAACAAGTGGCAATGGTGCATTACTACCATGTTTGCATTGAAGGGTGTCTTGCAAATTTTGAGATAGGAGATGGTGGAGTTGAAGCTTGTGAACTCTATCCTGAAGTGAAGTACACTACTGTTGATGAATACATGAAACGTTACTTATAG
- the LOC112747489 gene encoding uncharacterized protein isoform X2, whose amino-acid sequence MVLSTSIILSYSLISTTSLPIPTVVKLESFSPKYGGFIRIGGFTSSMAPRNRRLATCSVSGDGSSSIGTDVPFPSDYPELLEQARVAVELAMKDNKQLMEIEFPTAGLASVPGDGEGGIEMTESMQLIREFCDRFVSAEKATRTRIFFPEASEVDFARKSVFGGASFKLDYLTKPSFFEDFGFVEKVKMSDRVKEGDELFLVAYPYFNVNEMLVVEELYRDAVLNTERKLIIFNGEIDRIRSGSCCTHQDLAADDGNRVLHS is encoded by the exons ATGGTTTTATCCacttctattattctctcttattctctAATTTCAACAACTTCCCTTCCAATTCCAACT GTTGTGAAGTTGGAATCTTTTTCCCCAAAATATGGTGGGTTTATCAGAATTGGAGGATTTACTTCTTCAATGGCACCCAGAAATCGAAGATTAGCTACTTGTTCTGTTTCAGGAGATGGCTCTTCCTCTATTGGCACTGATGTGCCTTTCCCTTCTGATTACCCTGAGCTTCTGGAACAA GCTAGAGTTGCAGTGGAATTGGCCATGAAGGATAACAAACAGTTAATG GAGATTGAGTTTCCGACAGCAGGACTTGCGTCCGTACCAG GTGATGGTGAAGGTGGAATTGAGATGACTGAGAGCATGCAATTGATTCGTGAATTTTGCGATCGCTTCGTCAGTGCAGAGAAAGCAACTCGAACAAGAATA TTTTTTCCAGAGGCTAGTGAAGTGGACTTTGCTAGAAAATCAGTCTTTGGTGGAGCTTCTTTTAAGTTAGACTATCTGACAAAGCCTTCATTTTTCGAAGATTTCGGTTTtgttgaaaaagtaaaaatgtCTGACAGAGTGAAGGAAGGAGATGAACTCTTCTTGGTAGCCTATCCTTACTTTAATGTCAATG AAATGCTTGTTGTGGAAGAATTGTACAGAGATGCAGTCTTGAACACTGAACGGAAACTCATTATTTTCAATGGAGAAATCGATCGGATAAGATCTGGGT CTTGCTGCACTCACCAAGACCTTGCTGCCGATGATGGAAACCGTGTATTACATTCATAA
- the LOC112747489 gene encoding protein LPA3-like isoform X1 yields MVLSTSIILSYSLISTTSLPIPTVVKLESFSPKYGGFIRIGGFTSSMAPRNRRLATCSVSGDGSSSIGTDVPFPSDYPELLEQARVAVELAMKDNKQLMEIEFPTAGLASVPGDGEGGIEMTESMQLIREFCDRFVSAEKATRTRIFFPEASEVDFARKSVFGGASFKLDYLTKPSFFEDFGFVEKVKMSDRVKEGDELFLVAYPYFNVNEMLVVEELYRDAVLNTERKLIIFNGEIDRIRSGYYPPFFYPKLAALTKTLLPMMETVYYIHNFKGRNGGTLFRCYPGPWKVLRYVGNKSICVHQQDTMPSLKEVALEILPTSSNFYKL; encoded by the exons ATGGTTTTATCCacttctattattctctcttattctctAATTTCAACAACTTCCCTTCCAATTCCAACT GTTGTGAAGTTGGAATCTTTTTCCCCAAAATATGGTGGGTTTATCAGAATTGGAGGATTTACTTCTTCAATGGCACCCAGAAATCGAAGATTAGCTACTTGTTCTGTTTCAGGAGATGGCTCTTCCTCTATTGGCACTGATGTGCCTTTCCCTTCTGATTACCCTGAGCTTCTGGAACAA GCTAGAGTTGCAGTGGAATTGGCCATGAAGGATAACAAACAGTTAATG GAGATTGAGTTTCCGACAGCAGGACTTGCGTCCGTACCAG GTGATGGTGAAGGTGGAATTGAGATGACTGAGAGCATGCAATTGATTCGTGAATTTTGCGATCGCTTCGTCAGTGCAGAGAAAGCAACTCGAACAAGAATA TTTTTTCCAGAGGCTAGTGAAGTGGACTTTGCTAGAAAATCAGTCTTTGGTGGAGCTTCTTTTAAGTTAGACTATCTGACAAAGCCTTCATTTTTCGAAGATTTCGGTTTtgttgaaaaagtaaaaatgtCTGACAGAGTGAAGGAAGGAGATGAACTCTTCTTGGTAGCCTATCCTTACTTTAATGTCAATG AAATGCTTGTTGTGGAAGAATTGTACAGAGATGCAGTCTTGAACACTGAACGGAAACTCATTATTTTCAATGGAGAAATCGATCGGATAAGATCTGGGT ATTATCCACCATTCTTCTACCCAAAGCTTGCTGCACTCACCAAGACCTTGCTGCCGATGATGGAAACCGTGTATTACATTCATAATTTCAAGGGCCGCAACGGAGGAACACTTTTCAG GTGCTATCCTGGGCCCTGGAAGGTCCTGAGGTATGTGGGTAATAAATCTATTTGTGTGCATCAGCAAGATACTATGCCATCACTAAAGGAAGTTGCCCTTGAAATTCTTCCAACTTCCTCAAATTTTTACAAGTTGTAA
- the LOC112747488 gene encoding disease resistance protein RGA2-like: MAEAVVTVLLENLSSLFQKELGSIIGVDEELKKLSSTFTAIRAVLADAEMKQFTDLAIKDWLRKVQDAALLLDDILDEFSTHDLQNQNQQQKGGWFNKIHASCHSSFGLKNAMFRRRMANKMKRMRETLQNIAEERKMFHLCERIATTDKKAELMEWRQTSSVITQPEIYGREEDKERVVQALIQTCDTERAAVHTIVGLGGLGKTTLAQLVFNDDRITMHFDLKIWVCVSEDFSLKRMIKAILDSASVSVSGNLDIDPLQKKLQQALQGKRYLLVLDDIWSEDQEKWDRLKNSLVACGSKVGSSVLVTTRLTKVASIMGTLPPHDLSFLSDEDCWSLFKQRAFGLDEGENVELVAIGKEIVKKCKGLPLAAKSLGGLLRFKREEREWLYVKDNEIWNLPQDENSILPALRLSYLNLPLKSRQCFSFCAIFPKDAEIEKDELVHLWMANGFVSSEGTMAVEDVAEEIISELCWASFFQDIEKDDLGKVRGFKIHDLLHDLAQYVMGDLCCIVNDEMPIEHPKRIRHLTMGPCARNQIISACTFRSLRTFHFRQTNCALASTKILGPLESLRAFDLGYANVLNMLHLPLITPFNHLRYLNLRGTSIQTLPESTSSLCNLQVLNLSYCQSLRRLPRHLKYLKALRHLYLRGCRSLVYMPNEIGQLNSLRTLNIYIVGKKKGLRLDELAQLCLRGELHIKNLERVTNAADAKEANLMGKQLDVLKLSWGRNEQSKLLQNVDQILEALEPHPKLIDLGVGGYQGMYFPQWMGNPHLKNLCSIKLVDCWYSQQLPLLGRLPSLKILAICCMHNLRYVDDESYDGGVARGFQSLMCLELCCMPNLEGLSKEEGGDMFPGLSKMNVIACPRLTFPALPSVRKLCIAKGRRRSGHDLFSREILLSQCPSTTRSPNQVQMDSIHSLSCLEILEIHDDQELASFPKGTLQGLCRLRQLHIHHQSKMEVLPLELANNAALQELHIIGCHNLESLTDQVLTGLQSLQKLKIFKCDKFKGLSTGFQSLSSLKDLIISFCPQMVALAEDLQHMPPMLQSITLHELKNLECLPYCWGSTMTLQSLYIACCPKLKSLPISVGWFNGLNSLTVVHCPSIQKQFEKETGKDWKWIKHIPNVDLGENCWVIPTIAASYPDLTFSNWEGI, translated from the exons ATGGCTGAGGCTGTTGTCACTGTTTTGCTGGAGAACTTGAGCTCTCTCTTTCAAAAGGAACTTGGATCAATCATTGGCGTGGATGAAGAACTGAAGAAACTTTCTAGCACTTTCACTGCCATCCGCGCTGTTCTTGCTGATGCTGAGATGAAGCAGTTTACTGATTTGGCAATCAAAGACTGGCTGCGCAAGGTGCAAGATGCTGCTCTGCTGTTGGATGACATCCTTGACGAGTTCTCCAcacatgatcttcaaaatcagaaTCAGCAACAAAAGGGTGGCTGGTTTAACAAGATACACGCTTCTTGCCATTCTTCTTTCGGTCTGAAAAATGCCATGTTTCGTAGAAGAATGGCTAATAAGATGAAAAGGATGAGGGAGACATTACAAAACATTGCTGAAGAGAGGAAGATGTTTCATCTGTGTGAGAGAATTGCAACCACTGACAAGAAAGCTGAGTTGATGGAGTGGCGCCAAACCTCCTCTGTTATCACTCAACCTGAAATCTATGGAAGAGAGGAAGATAAGGAACGTGTTGTGCAAGCTTTGATTCAGACTTGTGATACTGAGCGTGCCGCGGTGCATACTATAGTTGGTCTTGGTGGTCTCGGAAAAACAACACTTGCTCAGCTGGTCTTCAATGATGACAGGATAACCATGCATTTTGACTTGAAGATTTGGGTTTGTGTCTCTGAGGACTTCAGTCTCAAGAGAATGATCAAGGCTATTTTGGATTCGGCTTCAGTGAGTGTTAGCGGCAATTTGGATATAGATCCACTTCAGAAGAAACTTCAACAGGCACTTCAAGGCAAACGATATTTACTTGTTCTGGACGACATCTGGAGTGAAGATCAAGAGAAGTGGGACAGATTGAAGAATTCACTTGTTGCATGTGGTTCAAAGGTGGGGTCTTCAGTTCTTGTTACTACTCGTCTCACAAAGGTTGCATCTATTATGGGTACGCTTCCTCCTCATGACTTGTCTTTTCTGTCGGATGAAGATTGTTGGTCATTGTTCAAACAACGGGCTTTCGGATTAGATGAAGGGGAAAACGTGGAGCTTGTTGCCATAGGGAAAGAGATTGTGAAAAAGTGTAAAGGGCTACCTCTTGCAGCAAAATCTCTTGGAGGCCTTCTGAGGtttaaaagagaagagagagaatggcTATATGTCAAGGACAATGAGATTTGGAATTTGCCACAAGATGAAAACTCTATCTTACCTGCTCTGAGATTAAGCTACTTGAACTTGCCATTAAAATCAAGGCAGTGTTTTTCTTTTTGTGCTATTTTCCCTAAAGATGCTGAGATTGAAAAGGATGAACTTGTTCATCTCTGGATGGCAAATGGCTTCGTCTCATCTGAAGGAACAATGGCAGTTGAAGATGTAGCTGAGGAGATAATTAGTGAACTATGCTGGGCATCATTTTTTCAAGACATTGAAAAAGATGATCTTGGCAAAGTTAGGGGCTTCAAAATACATGATCTACTTCATGACCTCGCCCAATATGTTATGGGTGATTTGTGTTGCATTGTAAATGATGAGATGCCCATTGAACATCCAAAAAGAATTCGCCATCTCACGATGGGGCCATGTGCTCGGAACCAAATCATTTCTGCTTGCACATTTAGATCCTTAAGGACATTTCACTTCCGACAGACAAATTGTGCTTTGGCTTCAACGAAGATATTGGGACCACTTGAATCTTTGCGAGCATTTGATTTGGGGTATGCAAATGTATTAAATATGTTGCATTTACCACTAATTACTCCCTTCAACCATCTAAGGTATCTAAATCTTAGAGGGACTTCAATTCAAACACTTCCGGAGTCCACAAGTAGCCTATGCAATTTGCAGGTTTTGAATCTCAGTTATTGTCAAAGCCTCCGGCGGTTGCCCCGCCATCTGAAATACCTAAAAGCTCTTCGACATCTCTACTTAAGGGGGTGCAGGTCGTTGGTTTACATGCCTAATGAGATTGGCCAGTTGAATTCTTTGAGAACCTTGAATATTTACATAGTAGGTAAGAAGAAAGGGCTAAGGTTAGATGAATTAGCACAATTATGCCTCAGAGGGGAACTCCACATTAAGAACCTGGAAAGAGTAACAAATGCAGCAGATGCCAAGGAAGCCAATTTAATGGGTAAGCAGCTAGACGTGTTGAAATTGTCATGGGGAAGAAATGAGCAATCTAAGTTGCTGCAAAATGTTGATCAGATTCTCGAAGCCCTGGAACCTCATCCAAAGCTCATAGATTTAGGGGTGGGAGGATACCAAGGTATGTATTTCCCACAATGGATGGGCAATCCTCACTTGAAGAATTTGTGTTCCATAAAACTTGTGGATTGCTGGTATAGTCAACAACTCCCCCTACTGGGGAGATTACCATCTCTAAAAATACTTGCAATATGTTGTATGCATAATTTGAGATATGTTGATGATGAATCTTATGATGGGGGAGTAGCCAGAGGATTCCAGTCTCTAATGTGTTTGGAATTGTGTTGCATGCCAAACTTGGAAGGGTTATCAAAAGAGGAAGGAGGTGACATGTTCCCAGGTCTTTCCAAAATGAATGTTATTGCATGTCCAAGATTGACATTCCCTGCCCTTCCATCTGTTAGAAAATTATGTATAGCAAAAGGACGGAGGAGATCTGGTCATGATTTATTCTCTAGAGAGATCTTATTATCTCAATGCCCTTCTACAACAAGGAGCCCCAACCAAGTTCAGATGGATTCAATTCATAGTCTCAGTTGTCTCGAAATCCTTGAAATTCATGATGATCAAGAGTTGGCTTCGTTTCCAAAGGGGACCCTTCAAGGTCTATGTCGCCTCAGACAACTCCATATTCATCACCAGAGCAAAATGGAAGTACTTCCACTTGAACTAGCTAACAACGCTGCCCTTCAAGAGTTGCATATAATTGGATGCCACAACTTGGAGTCATTAACAGATCAAGTGTTAACTGGGTTACAGTCGCtccaaaaactaaaaattttcaaatgtgATAAATTCAAAGGCTTATCCACAGGTTTTCAAAGTCTTAGTTCCCTCAAGGATCTAATCATTTCCTTCTGTCCACAAATGGTAGCATTAGCAGAAGATTTACAACACATGCCCCCCATGTTGCAATCAATAACTCTTCATGAGCTCAAAAATCTAGAATGTTTACCTTATTGTTGGGGTAGTACCATGACTCTTCAGTCACTATACATAGCCTGTTGCCCCAAGTTGAAGTCTCTTCCAATAAGCGTTGGATGGTTCAATGGTCTAAACAGTTTGACAGTTGTACATTGTCCTAGCATACAGAAACAATTCGAGAAGGAAACAGGGAAGGATTGGAAATGGATTAAGCACATTCCAAATGTTGATCTTGGAGAAAATTGTTGGGTGATTCCCACTATAGCAGCGAGTTACCCAGATCTGACTTTCTCTAATTGGGAAG GAATCTGA